gttttaaCCCTACGACATAGAAGAAATAGGAAAGGACCATATAGAACtgttttaaatttaaaacgGATCAGTCGACCCGGTCTACGAATATATTCTAACTATCAACGAATTCCTAGAATTTTAGGCGGAATGGGGGTTGTAATTCTTTCTACTTCTCGAGGTATAATGACAGACCGAAAGGCTCGACTAGAAGGAATCGGCGGAGAAGTTTTGTGTTATATATGGTAATCTTTCTAATAGCCGACACGGTCATATTTGTGAAAAAAGAGAAAGGACAAGTTTATAATATTATCCCTCTTACATTAGTTGATACTTCAAAGCGGTTTTACCTGGAATGAAACAACAAAAATGGATTCATGAGGGTTTAATTACTGAACAACTTACCGATGGTATGTATCTTCCGGATTCGTTTagataacaaaaaaattattctggTTTTTGTTTCGTAAAGGATTTCATGTAGTTTTATACGTATACTACCAGGAAATAGACTAAAAATTGAGGTAAGTCCTTATGATTCAACCAAAGGGCGTATAATTTAGAGACTCCAAAGCAAAGACTTGAATGATTAGGcggttttttcaatttcaaCATTCTTTCGTGAGGATACAATTCGAAATTAAAAATTTCAAGAAACTTATTTTCTTCCAATTAAGTAGATTCGGAATTAAAAAAAGGAATGacaaatatgaaaataagggcCTCTGTTCGTAAAATTTGTGAAAAATGTCGATTGATCCGTAGGCGGGGACGAATTATAGTAATTTGTTCTAACCCGAGACataaacaaagacaaggataatcTTTCTAAAACAAAAAGACTCTCGAAATCTAAAGGACCCGATGTACAgatgtacaaataaataaataaaataaataagtaaaaaaaaaaaaaaaaaagaataaggaTCTGTTTTGACATGAAATGGATATATCCATATATCTCTGACTTATATTTATGAGATGATAAAATATGGCAAAACCTATACCAAAAATTGGTTCGCGTAGAAATAGACGTATTGGTTCACGTAAGAATACACGTAGAATCCCCAAGGGAGTTATTCATGTTCAAGCAAGTTTCAACAATACCATTGTGACTGTTACAGATGTACGGGGTCGAGTAATTTCTTGGTCCTCTGCCGGGGCTTGTGGATTCAAGGGTACAAGAAGGGGTACACCATTTGCCGCTCAAACCGCAGCAGGAAATGCTATTCGGACAGTAGTGGATCAAGGTATGCAACGAGCAGAAGTTATGATAAAAGGCCCGGGTCTCGGAAGAGATGCGGCATTAAGAGCTATTCGTAGAAGTGGTATACTATTAAGTTTCATACGGGATGTAACTCCTATGCCACATAATGGCTGTAGGCCTCCTAAAAAAAGACGTGTgtaaaaataaacattgaagaGATTTCAAGAGAAATAAATAATTCAATGATTTGATCAAATAATATACTATGGTTCGAGAGAAAGTAACAGTATCTACTCGGACACTACAGTGGAAGTGTGTTGAATCAAGAGCAGACAGTAAGCGTCTTTATTATGGACGCTTTATTCTGGCCCCACTTATGAAAGGTCAAGCCGATACAATAGGCATTGCAATGCGAAGAGCTTTGCTCGGAGAAATAGAAGGTACATGTATCACACGCGCAAAATCTGAGAAAATACCACATGAATATTCTACCATAGTAGGTATTCAAGAATCCGTACAtgaaattttaatgaatttgaaagaAATTGTCTTGAAAAGTAATCTGTATGGAACTCGTAACGCGTCTATTTGTGTCAAGGGTCCTGGATATGTAACTGCTCAAGACATTATCTTACCACCTTCTGTGGAAATTGTTGATAATACACAGTATATAGCTAACCTAACAGAACCAATTAATTTGTGTATTGAATTACAAATCGAGAGGAATCGCGGATATCGTATAAAAACGCCAAATAACTTTCAAGACGGAAGTTATCCTATAGATGCTGTATTCATGCCTGTTCGAAATGCGAATCATAGTATTCATTCTTATGTGAATGGGAATGAAAAACAAGAGATACTTTTTCTCGAAATATGGACAAATGGAAGTTTAACTCCTAAAGAAGCACTTCATGAAGCCTCCCGgaatttgattaatttatttattccttttttacatgcagaagaagaaaactTACATTTAGAAAATAATCAACACAAAGTGACTTTACCCCTCTTTACTTATCATGATAGATTGGCtaaacaaaggaaaaataaaaaagaaatcgcattgaaatatatttttattgacCAATCAGAATTGCTCCCCAGGGTCTATAATTGCCTCAAAAGGTCCAATATACATACATTATTGGACCTTTTGAATAACAGTCAAGAAGATCTTATGAAAATGAAACATTTTCGCATAGAAGATGTCAAACATATATTGAACATTCTAGAAATAAAAAAGCATTTCGAATAAATTTTTATGAgttatttactttttttcttttttttttctaaagtttTGTCTAAACAGATAAAAATTCGTTTTGAATCTTGAATCTTTAGCACAATCCATATATTCCGAATAGGtccaaaattaaattgaatagaTGTATCTAGGGAAAATTCACTTTGAAGCGACTATTCCCTAGATACACACGTCAtaatatacttttttttatttcacagtTGAATCGATTTAAAAAAGACCTAAAGTTAAGGACTTATCAATAGGTAGTGTTGCTCCAATACCCAACCAAAGGGCTACTACAGTACCAATCAAAAAGACGGTTGTCGCTACGGGACGACGAAATGGATTTTGGAATTTATTAACATTCTCCAAAAAAGGTACTGTTAATAATCCCGCAGGTACTGAAACCATTAAAAGAACGCCCAATAACTTATTTGGCACTGTACGAAGTATTTGAAATACGGGAAAGAAATACCATTCAGGCAATATTTCCAAAGGAGTTGCAAATGGATCCGCGGGTTCACCAATCATTGATGGTTCTAGAACCGCTAAGCCTACGTTACATGCAATAGTACCTAAAATTACTActggaaaaatatataaaagatCGTTTGGCCATGCGGGCTCTCCGTAATAATTATGACCCATCCCTTTAGCCAATTTAGCTCTTAACACAGGATCGTTCAAGTCAGGTTTTTTTGTTATTAGGATAGGTGAATTATTCTAGATCCATCCCCCGAAAGAACCGGACATGATAATTTTTCATCATCCAGCTCGAGCACGAATCAAACGAATCAAATGGATccatataaaaaaattgatatgtTATCCATATCCACACATATATGAATGATTCTATGTAAGAAAACGGATTCCCTTTTTCGCAGTTGCAACAACTAACCATTGCAAGGAATTCAGTTCTTACAGATAAATGCTCAATACCCAAGTAGGCTTACAAAATTGATCATGATCAAATGCTTTATGGGTCGTCTCAGATCTTGCAATTGGCCTTTATCCCCTAAATATCGAGACTGTTTACATACAAAGCAAAGGATTTACTTGTTACTAATATAGTCTAGCCTCTGTTCTTCTTTAGATCCCTTGTTTCACTCCGATAGTATCATAAATCGAGTCAATGCAGAGGAAATGAATACATTTCTATACTATTTAGTAAGtgaaatatataaaacataatCCGGATTATGCCAATCACTTATTCTACTGGATCTTACGGAGCCTGTTCATATCATACACGACATGATCGGGTCTGATCATAGAAAAGATTCTCTTCAAACGAACCGGCCTATCTTCTGTATGGGGCTTACGCGGTGGTTGGAACAAAGACACATTTTTTTGTTGTGAAGTCAAATGTGGCAGATAGATAAGGACATATATCTGCAAGGCCCGATCAATAGTTCAAGTCACACACTCCCATAATCCATTTTATCTTCGGAAAATTCACTTCAACTATGAGTgtcaaaaaaataatacattttTGTAGAGTTGAAGAGAAATATCCCAATACatgtcttatttttttttttcaataatccATATTTGTAGCAATGAAATACTAGTGTTCCTACCCCAAGTGATAGATGATTGATTACAAGATGGTATATATTCTTTATAAAGGACCAGAAATACCTTGCTTACGTATCATTGGGAAGTGCATTAACATAAATACGGCGGTAAGAAGAGGTAATACAAAAGTGTGTAAACTATAAAAACGAGTCAAAGTGGATTGTCCTACACTAGCACTTCCGCGTAATAACTCTACCAGAGGCGAGCCTATTACAGGAATAGCGTCTGGTACGCCTGTTACAATTTTTACTGCCCAATAACCAATTTGGTCCCGAGGTAAGGAATAACCAGTTACACCAAAAGATGCGGTTAATACACCCAAAACCACACCTGTAACCCAAGTCAATTCACGAGGTTTTTTAAAGCCGCCGGTGAGATACACGCGAAATACGTGCAGGATCATCATTAGGACCATCATACTTGCCGACCATCGATGAACTGATCGGATTAACCAACCAAAATTAGCTTCAGTCATTATATATTGAACAGAAGCAAAGGCCTCCGTAACGGTCGGACGATAATAAAAAGTCATAGCAAACCCGGTAGCTACTTGTACTAAAAAACAAGTAAGCGTAATTCCCCCTAGACAATAAAATATGTTGACGTGAGGAGGAACATATTTACTAGTTATATCATCGGCAATTGCCTGAATCTCAAGACGTTCTTCGAACCAATCATAGATTTTATTGAGATAGGTAAATCAAGGGGACCCCCCCGGAGAACCGTATATGAAAATTTCATCTCGTACGGCTCAAACAGAAACACCCAAATACTAGTTCTAACGGATGTGTGTAATATAAAGTTTGAAATTTATTAATTCTATGATTtatgattcaatttttttttgaagataCTAAAGAATAAAAATCCGAAAGCTCTTCTTTGTGGTTATAATGCCAAAAAATCAAGTCGGCTCATTCGTCTATATATTGATCGTTATAGGCCTCTTGAATCTTCTATTTACCTATTTTCTTTGGTGTTATTTATGTGTAATGCGGCTTTACTGCTGTTTTCTTTATTATTGATAGGAATTCTCTTGTTAAGACCCTATGAATTGATTAAAACCTCAGATTCATACTAAAACCACGATGATTCAATAAAACCCTTTCAAACTAAGTCTAAGTCCCAAAATTCCCTGAGTAAGAACCATTGGATCATCACTTATTCAATGAATAGATATAATGACTAAAAATCCAAACCAAAGAAACCTTTGTTTTGTCCTTTGATCAAAATAAGCATAAACGAAAGTTTGAAAGAATAAAAATATTTCTATTTATAACTTCTAACTCTTTGAAAAAATTTTTTGAAGTCCGGACACGAGGTCTGACTATTAAGTATGAATCATAGTTCTAATAGTAATCTATTTCATATATTTCGTGCTCCAGATACTAGAATGAATATCCGACGAAGTAAAACCATCTCTATCAAGATGACAGACCCATTCTCTGTACTATCCATAGGATCATTTATACCAAGTCACACACTCATATTCCGGAaatacagaaacaaagaaattcCACGGTCAAACTACCAAAATAGAATGGgataaaaatcagaaacctAAACGCTTCACTTTGTATTGAAAAAGCCAGTTAATGGTTCTTGTGAATCTAATTCATTGAAATTCCATCCAGTAAAATGGAAGAATTATAAATCTCCAAAATAATAGATAGGAATATCGCGAATAGAGCCATTGCGAGACCCATCAAAGGAGTAGTTCCCCACCCAGGAGCTACTTTACCATATTCTGAATTCAATGGTTTCAATAAACTCCCCGCATTAGTTCGTTTTGGGCGGCCAGATCTAGAACTACCTTCAACGGTTTGTGTAgccataatattttatattcagTAAGATCTGTTGACTTTGTATACCATTCCGTTGTAAATAAATGATCTTATCATAGATCCATTGTGGTCTTAAAACTTTATAATGTCTTAAAACTATATAATCATGGAAACAGCAACCCTAGTTGCCATCTTTTTATCTGGTTTACTTGTAAGTTTTACTGGGTACGCCTTATATACTGCTTTTGGGCAACCCTCTCAACAACTAAGAGATCCATTCGAGGAACACGGGGACTAGTTGAAGTACGGATCCTCCCAATATTGGGAGGATCCGTACTTCAATTGAGATAATGACAAATCATTTCACCTTTTTAGTTGGAACTTTAGGCGGGTCTCGAAAAAAGATAGCGAAAAAAATTATTCCTAGAGTTGAGTAAACCTCTCTGAGATAAATAGTCTTTTTTGTGTAATTGTAAATGTGAAGTAAGTCTTCGTATCCTATTGGTGAAACTAACTATTTGAAATTCAACAGATCCTCTGTTTTcgtctttttcttcttgtgaaATAACTGAGATGAATGAATTTTTTACCATAAACTGAAATCTTCTCTCCCCCCCTCTTTTTATTTTaagatattttttattgatagatATCTTTATTGATCAGTAATAATAATGCCCCTAATTTTTATTTGGTATATACAATAATTTGAATTTCGttattaatttctaatttttttaatttaataaaacttACTCAATcctattttcattttaaaattggATTTGAAAGGGGATACAAAAGTATGGTTGGTTTCTTCACTCACAAAAGATAAAAGTTTAGAcctaaaataagaaaattttgTTCATTCTAGATCTAATTGATATGTCATTGAATTAGTATCATGTATCAGAATGGAATGTAAGACAATGTATGCGTGCATCTCTTTGTCGTCATAGACCAGATATGGTATGGGAAATATAGGAAAAATGTACTATTAATGAATTTTCAATCGCGGATACATATGTATCCTTACCATACTGAAACAACTGCCATTATTGGTATTAAACCAATAACGATTCATACAAGCTAAATCTTCTAATCGATAATTGGGCCAAAGAAATAGCTttaattttataagtttttttttatattttttgcttTTATCCACAACTTGACTGTTTACCTCATTCCCATTACAAAAAGATGCCTTTCTATGTCTATTCTTAGAATTTAAACAAATTAGAATTCGCAATTCTCTACGACGTCTAGGCGATAAAATATTTTCAGGAACAaacaaatcataattttttttatatctatttCCAGTCATCTTTTGATGTTTTGTAATGACTTCATCAGAATTCTTATCAACATGTTTTTTTTCTCGGTatctttgatttatttgatGTTTACTTTTATGAACTAATGAAATACCGAGGGTTTGATACATAATAAattttccatcattttttaTAGCTAGACGAATTGGTTCAATAATCAAAAATCCCCTTTTAATAAATTCTGTAAGAGTTACATCTTTCTGAATCGTCAAAATATCCAGACTCATTTCGCCCCTTTGAATAGAGGATATAGTAATTTCTCTTGGATTTATCAGTCTAAGCAGGAGACAATATACGTTGATgttattgattatttttttatttaaagaatCATCCCATCTCAATTGAAAATACAAATACCTTTTTAGGAAGAAATCAAACTCCGCTTTTGTATTGATCTTGTATTGCTTTTTATTTCTATGTTTTTTCATGTCCGATCCCGTATAATCTTCTTCAACATCTTTTTCTTGGTTTGAAAGAGCTGATTTAAGATCTGCTTGGTCCGTGGATTCTTTTTCTCCTTGATTTCGGTTTTCTAATTCaagagattttttttcattCGACGATATTGATATAAAAGgatctctttttttatttccagTGATGCTTTTGTTTTCactagcatttttttttatattagaaTTAAAAAGTAGTAATTTAATTGGTATAACCCACGGTTTCATTTTATACGTATTATAAAGTCTCACAAATTCTGGCAAGAACCAAAGTTCCAGATTTGATATGGGACGACTTAgtatttcttcattcattccCATCCAATCCAAAAGGGGTTTTTGATTGGATAGGTTGATTTTTTGATCTTGCTGAAGTGTGAGATAAAAAAGACCCTTATTATTGATTTTATCAATTATTTGATACTTATTAACCCTAGTCTTAGTATATTTATTACTGTTAGTGTCAGTATCAATATTGATCCAGGCCTCAATATCGACCTTCGTTTTAAGACAAAAATCGAGAATTCTCCAATCAAAATATTTTCTATCCGTATTTTTATCCATATCTCGAATATCATCTTCTAccatattaaatgatttttgtttatgtgtgttgtaattataaaaaatatcttGGTTAGTTTTTACTTGTAATGGTGATCCATAAATTGAAGAGTACTTCTCAGTTCCAGAGCCAAAGATCGTAGTTCTCGAACGAGCAATCGAAAAGATTCTGGAGCATCCTCGGGTTTAGGTATTGTTCCTCCAatgattgtagtaccaagtacTTCTTGGCGAGCTCTAATATGATCAGATTTATAAGTAAGCATCTCTTGTAAAATATGAGCAACACCAAATCCCTCTAGAGCCCAAACTTCCATTTCTCCTACCCGTTGTCCCCCTTGCTTGGCCCTTCCTCTAAGGGGTTGTTGTGTAACAAGTGCATAATGTCCACTGGAACGGCCATGTATTTTATCATCAACTTGATGAATTAATTTCAAGATATAAGGCTTTCCTATTATAACAGGTTGTTCAAAAGGATCTCCCGTTCTTCCATCAAATATTCTGCTTTTGCCCGGATACTCAGGTTCAAATACCCATGGATTCGCTGTTTGCTTACTGGCTTCATATAATTCAGAAAACACTAGTTTTCTCGAAGCCTCTTGTTCATATCTCTCATCAAAAGGTGCTATTCGATAATGTCTATCTAGCAGACCCCCCGCTAACCCGAGCGAGCATTCAAATATCTGTCCTACATTCATTCGTGAAGGCACTCCTAATGGGTTGAAGACCATATCAACAGGTCTTCCATCTTGCAAATAAGGCATATCTTGTCTAGATAAAATTTTTGAAACAATGCCCTTATTTCCATGTCTTCCAGCGACTTTATCACCTACTTTGATTTCACGTTTTTGTGAAATATATACACGAATCGTTTCTGGATTATAACTAGAACCCCCCTTTTTCTGGATCCATCTCACATCAATAACTCGACCTCTACCACCTATAG
The nucleotide sequence above comes from Malus sylvestris chromosome 16, drMalSylv7.2, whole genome shotgun sequence. Encoded proteins:
- the LOC126609121 gene encoding 30S ribosomal protein S11, chloroplastic, encoding MAKPIPKIGSRRNRRIGSRKNTRRIPKGVIHVQASFNNTIVTVTDVRGRVISWSSAGACGFKGTRRGTPFAAQTAAGNAIRTVVDQGMQRAEVMIKGPGLGRDAALRAIRRSGILLSFIRDVTPMPHNGCRPPKKRRV
- the LOC126606217 gene encoding DNA-directed RNA polymerase subunit alpha, which codes for MVREKVTVSTRTLQWKCVESRADSKRLYYGRFILAPLMKGQADTIGIAMRRALLGEIEGTCITRAKSEKIPHEYSTIVGIQESVHEILMNLKEIVLKSNLYGTRNASICVKGPGYVTAQDIILPPSVEIVDNTQYIANLTEPINLCIELQIERNRGYRIKTPNNFQDGSYPIDAVFMPVRNANHSIHSYVNGNEKQEILFLEIWTNGSLTPKEALHEASRNLINLFIPFLHAEEENLHLENNQHKVTLPLFTYHDRLAKQRKNKKEIALKYIFIDQSELLPRVYNCLKRSNIHTLLDLLNNSQEDLMKMKHFRIEDVKHILNILEIKKHFE
- the LOC126609122 gene encoding DNA-directed RNA polymerase subunit beta-like — encoded protein: MPIGVPRLRKNVLVAYMPWEGYNSEDAVLISERLVYGDIYTSFHIRKYEIQTHVTSNGPERITNEIPHLEAHLLRNLDKNGIVRLGSWVKTGDILVGKLTPQMAKESSYAPEDRLLRAILGIQVSTSKETCLKLPIGGRGRVIDVRWIQKKGGSSYNPETIRVYISQKREIKVGDKVAGRHGNKGIVSKILSRQDMPYLQDGRPVDMVFNPLGVPSRMNVGQIFECSLGLAGGLLDRHYRIAPFDERYEQEASRKLVFSELYEASKQTANPWVFEPEYPGKSRIFDGRTGDPFEQPVIIGKPYILKLIHQVDDKIHGRSSGHYALVTQQPLRGRAKQGGQRVGEMEVWALEGFGVAHILQEMLTYKSDHIRARQEVLGTTIIGGTIPKPEDAPESFRLLVRELRSLALELRSTLQFMDHHYK